In Trichocoleus desertorum NBK24, the following are encoded in one genomic region:
- a CDS encoding tandem-95 repeat protein, which translates to MPLSITNLFEESYYLANNPDVAAAVQAGQFNSGFQHFIQYGQFVLSSKPSRAPSPLFDEVFYLANNPDVAASVQAGEIGSGFQHFIQYGQFVLGSKPSRSPSPLFDEAFYLANNPDVVAAVSRGDLSSGYEHFVRYGQFAVDTNYNRNPSKLYDERFYLEHNPDILAALGRGEIESGFRHYILYGQKAGRVAVNTPPVVGADSFTLDEDALPLTLNLLANDTDSDGDQLTVSGFTSPANGSLTNNNGVLTYTPNPNFNGTDAFSYTVSDSYGGLVSNTVSITINPSPDIPIAGNDAFTTDEDTQLSFTSSQLLSNDFDPEEDSLFFNNFVQPANGTVEGLGNGTFVYNPKSNFNGTDSFTYTITDGNGTTVAGTVNITVRSINDVPIAGNDTFTTDEDTRVSFSRATLLNNDTDADSNPILITGFTQPLNGRVVDLGGSYTYTPNANFNGTDSFTYTITDGRSGNTSAVVTLNVNAINDAPIAGNDIITTDEDTSVTFSRANLLSNDSDADQDTLLITSFSQPGRGTLASSNGTLTYTPAANFSGSDSFTYVVTDGKGSSTTATVTLVVNPVQDIPVANNDAFTTSEDTELLISPSDLLGNDTDADQQQLLINNFGPALNGVIRDNGNQTFTYTPSPNFNGSDSFTYTITDGSGGTATATVNINVTPVNDLPVANSDAFTTNEDLSILITNVLANDTDADQDAIAIVSFTQPNSGTVDSRNNGSFNYIPNPDFNGSDSFTYTISDGRGGSTTGVVNITVNAVNDPPIAINDTASTNEDTQVTIVNVLANDTDIEANAFFLTSSTSATNGQLIDQGNGIFRYTPNTNFNGSDNFTYTITDSNGGSASATVNITVNAVNDPPIAINDTASTNEDTAVTINVFANDTDAEANTLTIDSFSPATKGSLSQANGVFTYTPNANANGTDSFTYIISDGNGGTASATVNVTVNPVNDAPIAISDTASTNEDTAVTIPVLTNDTDVEGSALSITGVSANPTLGSVVNNNGVFTYTPNANANGTDSFTYIISDGNGGTASATVNVTVNPVNDAPIAINDTASTNEDTAVTINVFANDTDAEANTLTIDSFSPATKGSLSQANGVFTYTPNANANGTDSFTYIISDGNGGTASATVNVTVNPVNDAPIAISDTASTNEDTAVTIPVLTNDTDVEGSALSITGVSANPTLGSVVNNNGVFTYTPNANANGTDSFTYIISDGNGGTASATVNVTVNPVNDAPIAINDTASTNEDTAVTINVFANDTDAEANTLTIDSFSPATKGSLSQANGVFTYTPNANANGTDSFTYIISDGNGGTASATVNVTVNPVNDAPIAISDTASTNEDTAVTIPVLTNDTDVEGSALSITGVSANPTLGSVVNNNGVFTYTPNANANGTDSFTYIISDGNGGTASATVNVTVNPVNDAPIAINDTASTNEDTAVTINVFANDTDAEANTLTIDSFSPATKGSLSQANGVFTYTPNANANGTDSFTYIISDGNGGTASATVNVTVNPVNDAPIAISDAVTTNEDTIVTIAALANDIDAEGNALSITGNTNPINGSVISNNGTFRYTPTTNFNGTDSFTYTISDGNGGTASATVNITVNAVNDLPKALGDLLVVAAPTSTSISPAALLANDTDVDGVLTIASVTQPSRGSLTTNSDGTYTYNPSANFNGNDSFTYIVSDGAGGTASATVNLIVAQALDAGFSSANDPNIANSTTIPHASVSATGDNNFDYYSFTAAAGSQGIFDIDFGDRGGTAALDTEIFLFSGNGTLLATNDDATATDPGSSSLNDSFLTYNFTSSGRYVIGVAKFDSTNTIGVGITGNPLTPNDTYTLHVSVQNPTLA; encoded by the coding sequence ATGCCCCTGAGTATCACCAACCTGTTCGAGGAAAGTTATTACCTCGCTAATAACCCGGATGTCGCCGCCGCCGTTCAGGCAGGACAATTCAACAGCGGCTTCCAGCACTTTATCCAGTACGGCCAATTTGTACTGAGTAGCAAGCCGAGCCGCGCTCCTAGCCCTCTGTTTGATGAAGTCTTCTACCTCGCCAATAACCCCGATGTTGCCGCCTCCGTTCAGGCAGGAGAAATTGGTAGCGGCTTCCAGCACTTTATCCAATACGGCCAGTTTGTACTAGGTAGCAAGCCGAGCCGTAGCCCTAGCCCTCTGTTTGATGAAGCCTTCTACCTCGCCAATAACCCCGATGTTGTAGCAGCCGTTAGCAGGGGAGACTTGAGTAGCGGCTATGAACACTTTGTCAGGTACGGCCAGTTTGCAGTCGATACAAACTACAACCGCAATCCCAGCAAGCTCTATGACGAACGATTCTACTTAGAGCACAATCCTGATATTTTGGCGGCTCTTGGCAGGGGTGAAATCGAAAGCGGCTTCCGACACTACATCTTGTATGGACAGAAGGCGGGCAGAGTAGCAGTCAACACTCCTCCTGTTGTTGGGGCTGATAGCTTTACACTGGACGAAGACGCACTTCCCCTTACCCTGAACTTACTCGCTAATGACACCGACTCCGATGGCGATCAATTAACTGTTTCTGGATTTACCTCACCTGCTAATGGCTCATTAACTAATAATAACGGTGTTCTAACTTACACTCCAAATCCTAACTTCAATGGCACTGATGCTTTCTCCTATACCGTTAGTGATAGCTATGGAGGTCTCGTTAGCAATACTGTTAGCATTACCATCAATCCCAGCCCAGATATCCCAATCGCAGGTAATGATGCCTTTACCACGGACGAAGATACTCAGCTTAGCTTCACTAGCAGCCAGCTACTGAGCAACGACTTTGACCCTGAAGAAGATTCTTTATTTTTCAATAACTTCGTTCAACCTGCTAATGGAACGGTTGAAGGGCTGGGTAATGGCACCTTTGTCTACAATCCTAAGTCCAACTTCAACGGCACAGATAGCTTTACTTACACAATTACAGATGGTAATGGTACTACAGTCGCTGGCACCGTCAACATCACTGTTCGCTCCATCAACGATGTACCGATAGCGGGTAATGATACTTTCACTACCGATGAGGATACGCGAGTCAGTTTCAGTCGAGCTACGTTGTTAAACAATGATACTGATGCTGATAGCAATCCTATTTTAATTACAGGTTTTACTCAGCCTCTAAACGGTAGAGTCGTTGACCTAGGAGGTTCCTATACCTACACCCCCAATGCCAACTTCAATGGCACGGATAGCTTCACGTACACAATTACAGATGGTCGGAGTGGTAATACAAGTGCTGTTGTCACTCTGAACGTTAACGCGATCAACGATGCACCGATTGCAGGTAACGATATCATTACGACAGATGAGGATACATCTGTTACCTTTAGTCGAGCAAACCTGTTATCTAATGACAGCGATGCTGACCAAGATACCCTTTTAATTACTAGCTTCTCCCAGCCAGGACGCGGCACATTAGCAAGTAGTAATGGGACTCTTACATACACACCTGCTGCCAACTTTAGTGGCAGTGATAGTTTTACTTATGTTGTTACCGATGGCAAAGGTAGTTCTACAACTGCTACCGTCACCCTAGTCGTCAACCCAGTTCAAGATATTCCTGTTGCCAATAATGATGCATTCACGACCAGCGAAGACACAGAACTACTCATTAGTCCTAGTGATCTCCTTGGAAACGATACTGATGCAGACCAACAGCAACTGCTAATTAATAACTTTGGGCCAGCATTAAATGGCGTCATCAGGGATAACGGCAACCAAACCTTTACTTATACTCCAAGCCCTAACTTTAACGGTTCTGATAGCTTCACCTACACCATTACAGATGGTAGTGGTGGAACCGCAACTGCTACGGTCAACATCAATGTTACGCCAGTCAACGATCTTCCTGTTGCTAATAGTGACGCATTCACCACGAATGAAGATTTGTCGATTTTAATCACTAATGTACTCGCCAACGATACAGATGCAGACCAAGATGCGATCGCAATTGTTAGCTTCACTCAACCCAATAGCGGCACAGTAGACAGTCGCAACAACGGTTCATTTAACTACATACCAAATCCTGACTTCAACGGCTCTGATAGTTTCACCTACACCATTAGCGATGGCAGGGGAGGCAGTACTACTGGCGTTGTCAACATCACTGTTAACGCAGTGAACGACCCACCCATTGCCATTAACGATACGGCAAGCACCAATGAAGACACACAGGTTACAATCGTCAATGTCTTAGCCAACGATACTGACATTGAAGCTAATGCCTTTTTCCTCACCAGTAGTACCTCAGCTACTAATGGTCAGCTCATTGATCAGGGAAATGGCATCTTCCGATACACCCCCAACACCAACTTCAACGGCTCTGATAACTTTACCTATACCATTACTGATAGTAACGGCGGCTCTGCTTCTGCCACGGTCAACATCACTGTTAACGCAGTAAACGACCCACCCATTGCCATCAACGATACGGCAAGCACCAATGAAGACACGGCTGTCACCATTAATGTCTTTGCAAATGACACCGATGCCGAAGCCAATACTCTCACGATTGACAGCTTCTCTCCTGCAACCAAAGGCAGCTTGAGTCAAGCCAACGGCGTCTTCACTTACACTCCTAATGCCAATGCGAATGGCACAGACAGCTTCACCTACATCATCAGCGATGGCAATGGTGGAACTGCTTCTGCCACAGTCAATGTCACTGTTAACCCAGTCAATGATGCCCCCATTGCCATCAGCGATACGGCAAGCACCAATGAAGACACGGCTGTCACCATCCCTGTCCTAACGAATGACACCGATGTCGAAGGCAGTGCCCTCTCGATTACAGGCGTTTCTGCCAACCCCACACTTGGCTCTGTTGTCAACAACAACGGCGTCTTCACTTACACTCCTAATGCCAATGCGAATGGCACAGACAGCTTCACCTACATCATCAGCGATGGCAATGGTGGAACTGCTTCTGCCACAGTCAATGTCACTGTTAACCCAGTCAATGATGCCCCCATTGCCATCAACGATACGGCAAGCACCAATGAAGACACGGCTGTCACCATTAATGTCTTTGCAAATGACACCGATGCCGAAGCCAATACTCTCACGATTGACAGCTTCTCTCCTGCAACCAAAGGCAGCTTGAGTCAAGCCAACGGCGTCTTCACTTACACTCCTAATGCCAATGCGAATGGCACAGACAGCTTCACCTACATCATCAGTGATGGCAATGGTGGAACTGCTTCTGCCACAGTCAATGTCACTGTTAACCCAGTCAATGATGCTCCCATTGCCATCAGCGATACGGCAAGCACCAATGAAGACACGGCTGTCACCATCCCTGTCCTAACGAATGACACCGATGTCGAAGGCAGTGCCCTCTCGATTACAGGCGTTTCTGCCAACCCCACACTTGGCTCTGTTGTCAACAACAACGGCGTCTTCACTTACACTCCTAATGCCAATGCGAATGGCACAGACAGCTTCACCTACATCATCAGCGATGGCAATGGTGGAACTGCTTCTGCCACAGTCAATGTCACTGTTAACCCAGTCAATGATGCCCCCATTGCCATCAACGATACGGCAAGCACCAATGAAGACACGGCTGTCACCATTAATGTCTTTGCAAATGACACCGATGCCGAAGCCAATACTCTCACGATTGACAGCTTCTCTCCTGCAACCAAAGGCAGCTTGAGTCAAGCCAACGGCGTCTTCACTTACACTCCTAATGCCAATGCGAATGGCACAGACAGCTTCACCTACATCATCAGCGATGGCAATGGTGGAACTGCTTCTGCCACAGTCAATGTCACTGTTAACCCAGTCAATGATGCCCCCATTGCCATCAGCGATACGGCAAGCACCAATGAAGACACGGCTGTCACCATCCCTGTCCTAACGAATGACACCGATGTCGAAGGCAGTGCCCTCTCGATTACAGGCGTTTCTGCCAACCCCACACTTGGCTCTGTTGTCAACAACAACGGCGTCTTCACTTACACTCCTAATGCCAATGCGAATGGCACAGACAGCTTCACCTACATCATCAGCGATGGCAATGGTGGAACTGCTTCTGCCACAGTCAATGTCACTGTTAACCCAGTCAATGATGCCCCCATTGCCATCAACGATACGGCAAGCACCAATGAAGACACGGCTGTCACCATTAATGTCTTTGCAAATGACACCGATGCCGAAGCCAATACTCTCACGATTGACAGCTTCTCTCCTGCAACCAAAGGCAGCTTGAGTCAAGCCAACGGCGTCTTCACTTACACTCCTAATGCCAATGCGAATGGCACAGACAGCTTCACCTACATCATCAGTGATGGCAATGGTGGAACTGCTTCTGCCACAGTCAATGTCACTGTTAACCCAGTCAATGATGCTCCCATTGCCATCAGCGATGCAGTCACCACTAACGAAGACACCATTGTCACGATCGCGGCTCTAGCTAACGACATTGATGCTGAGGGTAACGCTCTCTCAATTACTGGAAATACCAATCCTATTAATGGCTCTGTTATTAGCAACAACGGTACCTTCCGCTACACCCCAACGACCAACTTCAACGGCACAGACAGCTTCACCTACACCATCAGTGATGGCAACGGCGGGACCGCCTCTGCCACGGTCAACATCACCGTCAATGCCGTCAATGATTTGCCCAAAGCTCTGGGTGATCTACTCGTAGTCGCGGCTCCTACATCAACCTCGATTAGTCCTGCTGCCCTGCTGGCCAATGATACGGATGTGGATGGTGTGCTCACGATCGCCAGCGTGACTCAACCGTCGCGTGGTAGTTTAACCACCAATTCGGATGGTACGTACACCTACAACCCAAGTGCTAACTTCAACGGTAATGACAGCTTCACTTACATCGTCAGCGATGGTGCAGGTGGAACTGCTTCAGCAACCGTGAATCTAATTGTGGCTCAGGCTCTTGATGCTGGCTTCTCCTCAGCCAATGACCCTAACATCGCCAACTCGACGACCATTCCTCATGCCTCAGTTTCTGCCACGGGAGACAACAACTTCGATTACTACTCGTTCACGGCTGCCGCAGGTTCTCAGGGCATTTTCGACATCGACTTTGGCGATCGCGGTGGTACAGCTGCTTTAGATACTGAAATCTTCTTATTTAGCGGCAATGGTACCCTCTTGGCTACCAACGATGATGCCACGGCAAC